In one window of Musa acuminata AAA Group cultivar baxijiao chromosome BXJ3-2, Cavendish_Baxijiao_AAA, whole genome shotgun sequence DNA:
- the LOC103975991 gene encoding protein TIFY 4B isoform X1 — protein MNPGETTPPSPLDKPLAELTEEDIAQLTREDCRRFLKAKGMRRPSWNKSQAIQQVISLKALLEGRPGCDDCPAGGGILQKLLTSSPSEPLSPPQDSPPPAPKEGGSGSQPLAKEPSPYRRRDPIPPPYSAGNPTCQTPIAGADLPHPPEKRCPSPRLTAEVPVGQMTIFYDGMVNVYDGVSADQARSIMELAASPVCFDDPTGAFSPARPPAFRFPPGLPRPAPVPTAPSFVGTFPISPAGTMIHRVADGSDDRRVPRETEPVVGIDGSAYDLTSIFGRRNLWRCYSSRLCPLNLGTLIEHVGKSTMIMFITQLICSPALDFDIFDEIVSFCFVSYLYLYIYAMATIASAINKILRCQHYPDSVHQGYKSKNVKSACQLIIAVYAIRGHQGLVNAVS, from the exons ATGAACCCCGGGGAGACCACGCCCCCGTCGCCGCTCGACAAGCCCCTCGCCGAGCTCACCGAGGAGGACATCGCCCAGCTCACCCGCGAGGACTGCCGCCGCTTCCTCAAAGCGAAAG GCATGCGACGGCCGTCGTGGAACAAGTCGCAGGCGATCCAGCAGGTCATCTCTCTCAAGGCCCTTCTCGAGGGGCGGCCCGGCTGTGACGACTGCCCTGCTGGCGGCGGAATCCTCCAAAAGCTGCTCACTTCTTCTCCTTCGGAGCCGCTATCGCCACCGCAG GACTCACCTCCTCCCGCGCCGAAGGAGGGCGGCAGCGGATCACAGCCGCTGGCGAAGGAGCCGTCGCCGTATCGAAGGAGGGACCCGATCCCACCGCCCTATTCAGCCGGAAATCCGACGTGCCAGACCCCAATTGCCGGAGCTGACCTTCCCCACCCGCCGGAGAAGCGCTGCCCCTCCCCCAG GTTGACGGCGGAAGTACCGGTCGGCCAGATGACGATCTTCTACGACGGGATGGTCAACGTATACGACGGCGTCTCGGCCGATCAG GCCAGGTCGATCATGGAACTTGCGGCCAGCCCGGTCTGCTTCGACGATCCGACCGGTGCATTCTCTCCGGCCCGGCCGCCGGCCTTCCGCTTCCCTCCGGGTCTCCCCCGACCGGCCCCGGTCCCCACCGCTCCCTCGTTCGTGGGGACCTTCCCGATCTCGCCGGCTG GCACGATGATCCACCGTGTCGCGGACGGCTCGGATGACCGCAGAGTCCCGCGGGAAACGGAGCCCG TGGTGGGAATTGATGGATCCGCCTATGACCTAACATCAATTTTTGGACGACGAAACTTATGGCGATGCTACTCTAGCAGACTCTGCCCTTTGAATTTGGGGACTCTGATTGAGCATGTTGGTAAAAGCACAATGATAATGTTTATAACCCAGTTGATATGTTCTCCGGCACTAGATTTTGACATATTCGACGAGATTGTGtcgttttgttttgtttcttatttgtatttgtatatatatgcaaTGGCAACCATCGCCTCGGCAATTAATAAGATTTTGAGATGCCAACATTATCCAGACTCAGTGCATCAAGGTTACAAGTCTAAGAATGTAAAATCTGCCTGCCAGCTTATCATAGCAGTGTATGCTATCAGAGGGCATCAAGGTCTGGTGAATGCAGTTTCGTAG
- the LOC103975991 gene encoding protein TIFY 4B isoform X4: MNPGETTPPSPLDKPLAELTEEDIAQLTREDCRRFLKAKGMRRPSWNKSQAIQQVISLKALLEGRPGCDDCPAGGGILQKLLTSSPSEPLSPPQDSPPPAPKEGGSGSQPLAKEPSPYRRRDPIPPPYSAGNPTCQTPIAGADLPHPPEKRCPSPRLTAEVPVGQMTIFYDGMVNVYDGVSADQARSIMELAASPVCFDDPTGAFSPARPPAFRFPPGLPRPAPVPTAPSFVGTFPISPAGTMIHRVADGSDDRRVPRETEPGVGMNCFETMFS, translated from the exons ATGAACCCCGGGGAGACCACGCCCCCGTCGCCGCTCGACAAGCCCCTCGCCGAGCTCACCGAGGAGGACATCGCCCAGCTCACCCGCGAGGACTGCCGCCGCTTCCTCAAAGCGAAAG GCATGCGACGGCCGTCGTGGAACAAGTCGCAGGCGATCCAGCAGGTCATCTCTCTCAAGGCCCTTCTCGAGGGGCGGCCCGGCTGTGACGACTGCCCTGCTGGCGGCGGAATCCTCCAAAAGCTGCTCACTTCTTCTCCTTCGGAGCCGCTATCGCCACCGCAG GACTCACCTCCTCCCGCGCCGAAGGAGGGCGGCAGCGGATCACAGCCGCTGGCGAAGGAGCCGTCGCCGTATCGAAGGAGGGACCCGATCCCACCGCCCTATTCAGCCGGAAATCCGACGTGCCAGACCCCAATTGCCGGAGCTGACCTTCCCCACCCGCCGGAGAAGCGCTGCCCCTCCCCCAG GTTGACGGCGGAAGTACCGGTCGGCCAGATGACGATCTTCTACGACGGGATGGTCAACGTATACGACGGCGTCTCGGCCGATCAG GCCAGGTCGATCATGGAACTTGCGGCCAGCCCGGTCTGCTTCGACGATCCGACCGGTGCATTCTCTCCGGCCCGGCCGCCGGCCTTCCGCTTCCCTCCGGGTCTCCCCCGACCGGCCCCGGTCCCCACCGCTCCCTCGTTCGTGGGGACCTTCCCGATCTCGCCGGCTG GCACGATGATCCACCGTGTCGCGGACGGCTCGGATGACCGCAGAGTCCCGCGGGAAACGGAGCCCG GTGTCGGTATGAATTGCTTTGAAACTATGTTTAGCTGA
- the LOC103975990 gene encoding acireductone dioxygenase 2, translating into MEAAFQDGKEEVLQAWYMDDSEEDQRLPHHREPKEFISLGKLKELGIVSWRLNPDDYENDGNLKKIREARGYSYMDICDVCPEKLPNYEAKLKSFFEEHLHTDEEIRYCLEGSGYFDARDKSDRWIRIAVKKGGMIVLPAGIYHRFTLDTNNYIKAMRLFVGEPVWTPFNRPHDDLPARKAYLETFVQNELGGPAVEAQ; encoded by the exons ATGGAAGCGGCGTTTCAG GATGGCAAGGAGGAAGTTCTCCAAGCTTGGTATATGGATGACAGTGAGGAAGACCAGAGACTTCCCCATCACCGTGAACCCAAGGAATTTATTTCGTTGGGCAAACTTAAAG AACTAGGAATAGTCAGTTGGCGCCTGAATCCTGATGACTATGAAAATGATGGAAACTTGAAAAAGATCCGTGAAGCCAGGGGATATTCTTATATG GACATATGTGACGTGTGCCCAGAGAAGTTGCCAAATTATGAAGCTAAGCTGAAGAGTTTCTTTGAAGAGCACCTGCATACTGATGAGGAAATACGTTATTGCCTTGAAGGGAGTG GCTATTTTGATGCGAGAGACAAAAGTGACCGCTGGATAAGGATAGCAGTGAAGAAAGGGGGCATGATTGTCTTACCTGCTGGAATATATCATCGCTTTACACTCGATACAAACAACTATATTAAG GCAATGCGACTCTTTGTTGGTGAGCCAGTTTGGACTCCCTTTAACCGTCCTCATGATGATCTCCCTGCTAG GAAAGCTTATCTCGAAACGTTTGTCCAGAATGAGCTTGGTGGGCCGGCTGTTGAAGCTCAGTAA
- the LOC103975991 gene encoding protein TIFY 4B isoform X2 — protein sequence MNPGETTPPSPLDKPLAELTEEDIAQLTREDCRRFLKAKGMRRPSWNKSQAIQQVISLKALLEGRPGCDDCPAGGGILQKLLTSSPSEPLSPPQDSPPPAPKEGGSGSQPLAKEPSPYRRRDPIPPPYSAGNPTCQTPIAGADLPHPPEKRCPSPRLTAEVPVGQMTIFYDGMVNVYDGVSADQARSIMELAASPVCFDDPTGAFSPARPPAFRFPPGLPRPAPVPTAPSFVGTFPISPAGTMIHRVADGSDDRRVPRETEPEGPTSRKASLQRYLEKRKDRFKGKKIIGGPTSSNMEMICFNQKLSCPNQNELPNPCDTSFPTLIQQPQSPAKCSPAENETQREKIFFDLNDDG from the exons ATGAACCCCGGGGAGACCACGCCCCCGTCGCCGCTCGACAAGCCCCTCGCCGAGCTCACCGAGGAGGACATCGCCCAGCTCACCCGCGAGGACTGCCGCCGCTTCCTCAAAGCGAAAG GCATGCGACGGCCGTCGTGGAACAAGTCGCAGGCGATCCAGCAGGTCATCTCTCTCAAGGCCCTTCTCGAGGGGCGGCCCGGCTGTGACGACTGCCCTGCTGGCGGCGGAATCCTCCAAAAGCTGCTCACTTCTTCTCCTTCGGAGCCGCTATCGCCACCGCAG GACTCACCTCCTCCCGCGCCGAAGGAGGGCGGCAGCGGATCACAGCCGCTGGCGAAGGAGCCGTCGCCGTATCGAAGGAGGGACCCGATCCCACCGCCCTATTCAGCCGGAAATCCGACGTGCCAGACCCCAATTGCCGGAGCTGACCTTCCCCACCCGCCGGAGAAGCGCTGCCCCTCCCCCAG GTTGACGGCGGAAGTACCGGTCGGCCAGATGACGATCTTCTACGACGGGATGGTCAACGTATACGACGGCGTCTCGGCCGATCAG GCCAGGTCGATCATGGAACTTGCGGCCAGCCCGGTCTGCTTCGACGATCCGACCGGTGCATTCTCTCCGGCCCGGCCGCCGGCCTTCCGCTTCCCTCCGGGTCTCCCCCGACCGGCCCCGGTCCCCACCGCTCCCTCGTTCGTGGGGACCTTCCCGATCTCGCCGGCTG GCACGATGATCCACCGTGTCGCGGACGGCTCGGATGACCGCAGAGTCCCGCGGGAAACGGAGCCCG AGGGCCCAACAAGCAGAAAAGCATCATTGCAGAGATACTTGGAGAAAAGGAAAGACAG GTTTAAGGGCAAGAAAATTATTGGGGGACCGACTTCTTCAAATATGGAGATGATTTGCTTCAACCAAAAGTTGAGTTGTCCAAACCAAAATGAGCTTCCAAACCCATGCGACACAAGCTTTCCTACCCTAATTCAACAGCCTCAATCCCCAGCTAAGTGTAGCCCAGCAGAAAATGAAACTCAAAgagagaaaattttctttgatctcaACGATGACG GATGA
- the LOC103975991 gene encoding protein TIFY 4B isoform X3 — MNPGETTPPSPLDKPLAELTEEDIAQLTREDCRRFLKAKGMRRPSWNKSQAIQQVISLKALLEGRPGCDDCPAGGGILQKLLTSSPSEPLSPPQDSPPPAPKEGGSGSQPLAKEPSPYRRRDPIPPPYSAGNPTCQTPIAGADLPHPPEKRCPSPRLTAEVPVGQMTIFYDGMVNVYDGVSADQARSIMELAASPVCFDDPTGAFSPARPPAFRFPPGLPRPAPVPTAPSFVGTFPISPAGTMIHRVADGSDDRRVPRETEPEGPTSRKASLQRYLEKRKDSGGN; from the exons ATGAACCCCGGGGAGACCACGCCCCCGTCGCCGCTCGACAAGCCCCTCGCCGAGCTCACCGAGGAGGACATCGCCCAGCTCACCCGCGAGGACTGCCGCCGCTTCCTCAAAGCGAAAG GCATGCGACGGCCGTCGTGGAACAAGTCGCAGGCGATCCAGCAGGTCATCTCTCTCAAGGCCCTTCTCGAGGGGCGGCCCGGCTGTGACGACTGCCCTGCTGGCGGCGGAATCCTCCAAAAGCTGCTCACTTCTTCTCCTTCGGAGCCGCTATCGCCACCGCAG GACTCACCTCCTCCCGCGCCGAAGGAGGGCGGCAGCGGATCACAGCCGCTGGCGAAGGAGCCGTCGCCGTATCGAAGGAGGGACCCGATCCCACCGCCCTATTCAGCCGGAAATCCGACGTGCCAGACCCCAATTGCCGGAGCTGACCTTCCCCACCCGCCGGAGAAGCGCTGCCCCTCCCCCAG GTTGACGGCGGAAGTACCGGTCGGCCAGATGACGATCTTCTACGACGGGATGGTCAACGTATACGACGGCGTCTCGGCCGATCAG GCCAGGTCGATCATGGAACTTGCGGCCAGCCCGGTCTGCTTCGACGATCCGACCGGTGCATTCTCTCCGGCCCGGCCGCCGGCCTTCCGCTTCCCTCCGGGTCTCCCCCGACCGGCCCCGGTCCCCACCGCTCCCTCGTTCGTGGGGACCTTCCCGATCTCGCCGGCTG GCACGATGATCCACCGTGTCGCGGACGGCTCGGATGACCGCAGAGTCCCGCGGGAAACGGAGCCCG AGGGCCCAACAAGCAGAAAAGCATCATTGCAGAGATACTTGGAGAAAAGGAAAGACAG TGGTGGGAATTGA
- the LOC135631247 gene encoding FCS-Like Zinc finger 8-like codes for MSDPASLLSSNAASLFTSPRLLVGFSPKSTADPEAGACQTSILETKPFSAIRNPFFFCRNSIMAIFSATVSPISANECRQLPRENGEPRAIGLGLLEVLTAGDSVKKTSKTEKRMVVFGSQFKIQIPPLPTDPPQFSSTPTTDSGDSLQSPIEFGIKTRNSLLALYSPARRSSAETGRMGSDTLNSSPRVSTGCLPQSEMELSEDYTCVILHGPNRRTTHIYDNCIIESCCDGFATSANEIRSSNDQSGYASDDFLSFCCGCKKKIGPGEDVYMYRERTFCSHECRYQEMFDEGKEKC; via the exons ATGTCTGATCCTGCTTCCCTCTTATCTTCCAATGCTGCCTCTCTCTTCACCTCTCCAAGGCTCCTTGTTGGCTTCTCCCCAAAGAGCACTGCAGACCCCGAAGCAGGCGCATGCCAGACTTCCATACTGGAGACCAAGCCGTTTTCTGCCATTAGGAACCCCTTCTTCTTCTGTAGGAACTCAATAATGGCCATCTTCTCAGCAACTGTTAGTCCCATTTCTGCTAACGAGTGCAGACAGCTACCTCGGGAGAATGGGGAGCCAAGAGCCATTGGACTTGGCCTACTTGAGGTCCTCACCGCTGGAGACTCTGTTAAGAAAACTTCCAAGACAGAGAAGAGGATGGTGGTCTTTGGGTCTCAGTTTAAGATTCAAATACCTCCTCTTCCTACCGATCCTCCTCAGTTCAGCTCAACTCCGACAACAGACTCTGGCGACTCCCTTCAATCACCTATAGAGTTTGGCATCAAGACTAGGAATTCACTGTTGGCCTTGTACTCTCCTGCTCGGAGATCTTCTGCTGAGACAGGCCGGATGGGTTCTGATACGCTGAATTCTTCTCCCCGGGTTTCCACGGGGTGCCTTCCGCAGTCGGAGATGGAACTGTCGGAGGACTACACTTGTGTGATCTTGCATGGGCCAAACCGGAGGACCACTCATATCTATGATAATTGCATCATCGAGAGTTGCTGTGATGGATTTGCCACTTCAGCGAACGAGATTAGGTCTTCCAATGATCAGTCAGGCTATGCATCAGATGATTTCTTGAGCTTCTGCTGTGGTTGCAAGAAGAAAATTGGCCCAGGGGAGGATGTTTACATGTATAG AGAGAGGACGTTCTGCAGCCATGAGTGTCGCTACCAAGAGATGTTTGATGAAGGAAAGGAGAAGTGCTGA
- the LOC135630906 gene encoding type I inositol polyphosphate 5-phosphatase 4-like produces MKDGSSKKSKLSWSKAFVRKWFNIKSKAQDFHSDDVARGGGEEWRGSITGMESYSVKKSKSDRLSKKKPDQARRGKIDLDAAEVTETLHYRIFVATWNVGGKSPPSNLNLDDWLHTSPAADIYVLGFQEIVPLNAGNVLGTEDNGPAKKWVALIRKTLNNLAGNSSSGSFQTPSPIPNPVVELDDDFEGTTTRQTNFFQRRSFQSLSRSMRMDGDILAPQPRLDRRHSVCDRVMLANRPSDYDQNYRWGGSSDDENISADSPSTTAYFSPMSYGFGASSSMEAVQPRYCLVASKQMVGIFLTIWVRGEIRDGIRNLKVSCVGRGLMGYLGNKGSISISMSLHQTSFCFICSHLTSGQKDGDELRRNSDVMEILRKTRFPPVHGFHDERSPEIILEHDRIIWLGDLNYRISLSYRSAKALVEMRNWKALLEKDQLRTEQRCGRVFQGWSEGRIYFPPTYKYSNNSDRYTGDDMNLKEKRRTPAWCDRILWYGRGLSQLSYVRGESKLSDHRPVSSIFAAEVESINHSRIQNMDCAGSQVDIDELLQFSSGYTELSFF; encoded by the exons ATGAAAGATGGGAGTTCGAAGAAAAGCAAG CTCTCATGGTCCAAGGCCTTTGTCAGGAAATGGTTCAACATCAAGAGCAAAGCTCAAGACTTCCATTCAGATGATGTTGCTAGAG GGGGTGGTGAGGAATGGAGGGGCAGCATCACAGGGATGGAATCATACTCTGTCAAGAAAAGCAAATCAG ATAGATTGTCCAAGAAGAAACCAGATCAAGCTCGGCGAGGAAAGATCGATCTTGATGCAGCTGAGGTCACTGAAACCCTGCATTATAG GATCTTTGTTGCAACATGGAACGTCGGTGGCAAATCCCCACCCAGTAATCTGAATCTTGATGACTGGCTCCACACCTCACCTGCTGCAGACATATATGTTCTGGG ATTTCAGGAAATCGTTCCTCTCAATGCGGGAAATGTTTTAGGAACAGAAGACAATGGCCCTGCAAAGAAATGGGTTGCTCTCATCAGGAAGACGCTGAACAATCTCGCAGgcaacagcagcagcggcagcttcCAAACACCCTCCCCTATCCCCAACCCGGTCGTGGAGTTGGACGATGACTTCGAAGGAACAACCACAAGGCAGACAAACTTCTTCCAACGCCGTTCATTCCAGTCCTTGAGTCGCAGCATGAGAATGGACGGAGACATCTTGGCTCCACAGCCAAGACTAGATCGTCGACACAGCGTCTGCGACCGAGTCATGTTAGCAAACAGGCCAAGCGACTACGACCAGAATTATCGATGGGGAGGGTCCTCCGATGATGAGAACATCAGTGCGGATTCGCCCTCCACGACGGCCTACTTCTCGCCCATGTCGTATGGCTTTGGAGCCTCTTCATCGATGGAGGCAGTACAGCCAAG ATATTGTTTGGTAGCAAGCAAGCAGATGGTGGGAATATTTCTTACCATATGGGTGAGAGGAGAGATCAGAGATGGCATAAGGAACCTGAAGGTGTCCTGCGTTGGCAGGGGATTGATGGGCTATCTTGGTAACAAG GGTTCAATTTCGATTAGCATGTCTTTGCACCAAACAAGCTTCTGCTTCATCTGCAGCCATTTGACGTCTGGGCAGAAGGATGGAGATGAACTGCGTCGGAATTCCGATGTCATGGAGATTCTGAGGAAGACTAGATTCCCTCCCGTTCATGGGTTTCACGACGAGAGGTCACCCGAGATCATCCTTGAGCACGA TCGCATAATCTGGCTCGGGGATTTAAACTACCGCATTTCTCTTTCGTATCGATCGGCAAAGGCGCTCGTCGAAATGCGTAACTGGAAAGCTCTGCTGGAAAAAGATCAG CTTCGGACCGAGCAAAGATGTGGCCGCGTCTTTCAGGGTTGGAGCGAAGGAAGGATTTATTTCCCTCCTACCTACAAGTATTCCAACAACTCGGACCGGTACACAGGAGATGACATGAACCTAAAGGAAAAGCGTCGAACACCTGCATG GTGCGATCGGATCTTGTGGTACGGAAGAGGCCTCAGCCAACTCTCTTACGTTCGCGGCGAATCCAAACTCTCCGACCATAGGCCGGTTTCTAGCATCTTCGCAGCGGAGGTCGAGTCGATCAATCATAGCCGAATCCAGAACATGGATTGCGCTGGCTCTCAAGTCGACATCGATGAACTTCTGCAATTCTCGAGTGGATACACGGAGCTCAGCTTCTTCTGA